A genomic window from Syntrophorhabdaceae bacterium includes:
- the purN gene encoding phosphoribosylglycinamide formyltransferase: MKIGFLASHGGSNMQAIIDACKSGKLEAIPAVVVSNNSDSGAIARARTEGVPHYYLSGKTHPDPVELDQAILDALLRHGVDIVILAGYMKKLGPKTLAHFRGRILNVHPALLPKFGGAGMYGIHVHEAVIAAGEKESGVTIHLVDEQYDTGPILAQRRVPVMPDDTPETLAARVLTEEHILYSETLQRIATGELSLPT, translated from the coding sequence ATGAAGATAGGATTCCTGGCATCGCACGGCGGAAGCAATATGCAGGCTATCATCGACGCCTGCAAATCGGGAAAACTTGAGGCCATACCGGCAGTCGTTGTGAGCAATAATAGCGATTCAGGCGCTATCGCCAGGGCAAGAACCGAGGGCGTGCCTCACTATTATCTGAGCGGAAAGACCCATCCCGACCCCGTAGAACTCGATCAGGCCATTCTCGATGCCCTTTTGCGCCACGGCGTGGATATCGTGATCCTGGCCGGGTACATGAAGAAACTCGGTCCCAAAACGCTCGCTCACTTCCGGGGACGGATTCTCAACGTCCATCCTGCGCTTCTTCCCAAGTTCGGCGGCGCCGGTATGTATGGTATTCACGTGCACGAGGCGGTGATCGCCGCCGGGGAAAAGGAGAGCGGAGTCACCATCCATCTCGTTGACGAGCAATACGATACAGGCCCGATCCTTGCGCAAAGACGAGTGCCTGTGATGCCGGACGACACGCCCGAAACGCTCGCAGCGCGCGTTCTGACTGAGGAACATATCTTGTATTCAGAAACATTACAACGAATCGCGACGGGCGAGCTCAGCCTTCCTACCTGA
- a CDS encoding 50S ribosomal protein L11 methyltransferase: MTGQKRDPMAFSSKKDPPVTPQKKLRTRVDIKVLKGAEELLPEAFYESLCASGIWVEDMGRYSVVKCYPENVKTFLKMIKALHVPAEDILVTDEPERDYAELSKKYFRPIRVEGLTILTPWNKTRRDGPRILIEPGMAFGTGRHESTRLMIKLMSGMNMEGKSVLDLGCGSAILSLYAALLEAGHVLAVDVDEDAVASARKNIALNRAAVDITCCDLQQVTGGYDIVLANIDIATFRGMSAHIIDLLNKGGYLLVSGVLRRNKEELLSLFAPLSCLNAELKNSWCGFVFQKDAHGATTRRNLHTSSTDSYPGS; encoded by the coding sequence ATGACGGGGCAGAAAAGGGATCCTATGGCCTTTTCTTCAAAAAAGGACCCCCCCGTGACACCTCAAAAGAAATTGCGAACTCGTGTTGATATTAAAGTCTTAAAAGGGGCCGAAGAACTCCTTCCGGAGGCTTTCTATGAATCCCTTTGCGCGTCGGGCATATGGGTGGAGGACATGGGCCGCTACTCGGTCGTCAAATGCTATCCCGAAAACGTCAAAACCTTTCTCAAAATGATCAAAGCTTTGCACGTACCGGCCGAGGATATCCTGGTCACAGATGAGCCCGAGCGCGATTACGCGGAGCTGTCAAAGAAATATTTTCGTCCAATCAGAGTTGAAGGACTCACAATATTAACGCCCTGGAACAAGACAAGACGCGATGGCCCTCGTATTCTCATCGAGCCGGGTATGGCGTTCGGCACGGGCAGGCATGAATCGACCCGATTGATGATCAAACTGATGAGCGGCATGAACATGGAGGGCAAGAGCGTGCTTGATCTGGGATGCGGGTCAGCAATCCTCTCATTGTATGCTGCGCTCCTTGAGGCAGGCCACGTCCTTGCTGTGGATGTCGATGAAGATGCCGTGGCCTCGGCCCGTAAGAACATCGCCTTGAACCGCGCCGCCGTCGATATTACCTGCTGCGATCTGCAACAGGTGACCGGGGGCTACGATATTGTTCTCGCCAACATCGACATCGCCACGTTCAGGGGCATGTCAGCCCATATCATCGACCTTTTGAACAAAGGCGGGTATCTTCTCGTTTCGGGCGTGCTCAGGCGCAACAAAGAGGAATTGCTGTCCCTTTTCGCCCCCCTTTCCTGCCTTAACGCGGAGCTAAAGAACAGCTGGTGCGGGTTTGTTTTTCAGAAAGATGCCCACGGCGCTACGACGCGGAGAAATTTACATACAAGCTCAACAGATTCATACCCTGGCAGTTGA
- a CDS encoding ABC transporter ATP-binding protein, translated as MSGKESIHPADTVVPVLEGRGLRVARSGFSILEIDLILIAEGEVLSLVGPNGAGKTTLLVALCLLTKSLEGQIFFRGEKVGGGMSVDAYRRRIAMVFQEPLLFDTTVFANVASGLNFRKTKKSMTKRIVDENLERFGIAHLRDRSARTLSGGEAQRVSLARAFAIAPDILFLDEPFSALDPPTRESLISDFEAILGESRTTTIFATHDRMEALRLSDRIAVMNNGKTLQIGYPEEVMNHPLNEFIASFVGVETILRGRVAHAQEGEIVVSVGSEQIEAIGDNKPGEQVILCIRPENVTLLDGSSDAQTSARNHFPGVIKRITPLGLHYRLEMDCGFPLVAYVTKHSLEHMSLSADKKIAASFKATAVHVLKAKG; from the coding sequence ATGTCCGGCAAAGAATCGATTCATCCTGCAGACACAGTGGTTCCCGTTCTTGAAGGAAGAGGTTTACGGGTTGCGAGAAGCGGTTTTTCAATCCTCGAGATCGATCTCATCTTGATTGCCGAAGGTGAAGTTCTCTCTCTTGTCGGTCCCAACGGGGCGGGCAAAACCACACTGCTCGTGGCCCTCTGTTTACTTACTAAATCGCTTGAAGGGCAGATCTTTTTCCGAGGCGAAAAGGTCGGCGGGGGGATGTCTGTTGATGCCTATCGGAGAAGGATCGCCATGGTTTTTCAAGAGCCGCTCCTTTTCGATACCACGGTTTTTGCCAATGTAGCCTCGGGCCTCAACTTCCGTAAAACAAAGAAATCGATGACGAAGCGGATCGTGGATGAGAATCTCGAACGGTTTGGCATCGCACATCTAAGAGACCGTTCGGCGCGAACGCTTTCAGGCGGGGAAGCGCAGAGGGTAAGCCTGGCCCGCGCCTTTGCCATCGCCCCGGATATCCTCTTTCTCGACGAACCCTTCTCAGCCCTGGACCCGCCCACGCGCGAATCTTTGATAAGCGATTTCGAAGCGATCCTCGGCGAGTCACGGACGACAACGATTTTTGCGACCCACGACCGCATGGAGGCGCTCAGGCTTTCAGACAGGATTGCCGTTATGAACAACGGAAAGACCCTACAGATTGGCTATCCGGAAGAGGTAATGAATCATCCGTTAAATGAATTCATTGCATCTTTTGTCGGTGTGGAGACGATCCTTAGGGGAAGAGTGGCCCATGCGCAGGAAGGGGAGATTGTCGTGTCCGTGGGCAGCGAACAGATTGAGGCGATCGGTGACAACAAACCCGGCGAACAGGTGATCCTCTGTATCAGGCCCGAGAATGTCACGCTTTTGGACGGCTCTTCGGATGCGCAAACAAGCGCGCGAAATCATTTTCCGGGCGTGATCAAAAGGATTACCCCGCTTGGTCTTCATTACCGGCTCGAAATGGACTGCGGGTTTCCCCTTGTGGCCTATGTGACCAAACATTCGCTGGAACATATGTCTCTCTCCGCTGATAAGAAAATTGCCGCGTCCTTCAAGGCCACAGCGGTCCACGTGCTCAAGGCAAAAGGGTAA
- a CDS encoding DUF3015 domain-containing protein, translating to MKKVLFLSFVAFIIVGFSTAALADQKNYGCGLGSMAFEGNDGLISQISAATTNGTFGNQTFGITSGTSNCAQYSTWTSNEKANVFVADNMDSLARDIAKGEGEHLDTLASLLNIAEKDRTSFNAKLQKNFSRIYTSQSVTSTEVIRNIETVISST from the coding sequence ATGAAAAAGGTTCTGTTTCTGTCTTTCGTCGCTTTCATCATAGTCGGTTTCAGCACGGCAGCCCTTGCGGACCAGAAGAATTATGGCTGTGGTCTCGGCTCTATGGCCTTTGAAGGGAATGATGGGCTCATTTCCCAGATCTCGGCAGCTACAACAAACGGCACTTTTGGCAATCAGACCTTCGGTATAACTTCAGGCACGTCGAACTGCGCGCAGTACTCAACCTGGACCTCGAATGAAAAGGCGAACGTTTTTGTGGCAGACAATATGGACAGCCTGGCACGGGATATCGCAAAGGGTGAGGGAGAGCACCTCGACACGCTCGCATCGCTTCTGAATATTGCGGAGAAAGACAGGACATCCTTCAACGCCAAACTCCAGAAGAATTTTTCCCGCATATACACATCTCAGTCCGTGACCAGCACGGAGGTAATCAGGAACATAGAGACTGTTATCTCTTCTACGTAA
- the tatA gene encoding twin-arginine translocase TatA/TatE family subunit, whose amino-acid sequence MFGLGMPELIVILIIVILVFGAGRISDIGGAIGKGIRNFKKSMNEPPEIDVTPPKDEKEKSKEEPK is encoded by the coding sequence ATGTTTGGCTTAGGAATGCCGGAACTGATAGTCATATTAATCATTGTTATCCTTGTCTTTGGAGCGGGACGGATTTCCGACATAGGGGGCGCTATAGGGAAAGGTATCAGGAATTTCAAGAAGTCCATGAATGAACCTCCGGAGATTGACGTTACCCCGCCAAAGGATGAAAAAGAGAAGAGCAAGGAGGAACCAAAGTAG
- a CDS encoding ABC transporter permease, with protein sequence MELIFEGIRKAFVLLFTLDPEVMGITFLSLKVSGAATLVSLVIGISVGTVVALSSFPGKKLVVSLINTGMGLPPVVVGLFVSILLWRNGPLGFLGILYTPLAMVIAQAIIATPIVMGITVAAVQQLPKKLRLQILALGATRVQMVWTLINEARLPLLAAVMAGFGGVISEIGASIMVGGNIKGYSRVLTTATVMETGRGNFEVAIALSIILLALAYAINFILTHIQQKERPR encoded by the coding sequence ATGGAACTTATCTTTGAAGGCATAAGAAAAGCGTTTGTCTTGCTCTTTACCCTGGACCCTGAGGTCATGGGCATTACGTTTCTCTCGCTCAAGGTGTCGGGCGCGGCCACGCTCGTGAGCCTCGTCATAGGCATTTCCGTGGGGACGGTGGTTGCCCTTTCCAGCTTTCCGGGAAAGAAGCTCGTTGTTAGTCTCATCAACACGGGCATGGGCCTTCCGCCCGTGGTCGTCGGTCTTTTTGTTTCCATACTCCTCTGGAGAAACGGCCCGCTCGGTTTCCTGGGCATTCTCTACACACCGCTCGCCATGGTCATCGCCCAGGCCATCATTGCAACACCGATCGTCATGGGGATTACCGTTGCCGCCGTGCAACAGCTTCCAAAGAAATTGAGGCTTCAGATTCTCGCACTCGGCGCCACAAGGGTGCAGATGGTTTGGACCCTGATCAATGAGGCGAGACTACCGCTCCTCGCTGCAGTCATGGCCGGTTTTGGCGGGGTCATCTCCGAGATTGGGGCCTCAATTATGGTGGGCGGCAATATCAAGGGGTATTCACGGGTGCTCACCACGGCCACGGTCATGGAAACAGGCAGGGGCAATTTTGAGGTCGCCATCGCGTTGAGCATTATTCTGCTCGCTCTTGCTTACGCCATTAACTTTATCCTCACCCACATCCAACAGAAAGAAAGACCTCGATAA
- a CDS encoding DUF4105 domain-containing protein, which translates to MWRPNRCCISTLLTCLIFLCVNINAGLRAEETSYLESVLNNAREMGLSKDHYWHILLHYKRGLGGFRSLIDDPKFFLAPDGKYDPAAELDATIRAIFHTETGDTKPAVCTFVARYEWIKEKLHLDESRIPRPECRNFNTPIKSFDNFVDDIKPESVTLVFPDAHINSPASMFGHTLLAVETASKSKLLAYAVNYAAVTKETFGPLYAVKGLFGFYRGYFSTLPYYGKLQEYGDIDRRDIWEYPLDLTKDETKRLLMHLYELDNIYSDYYFFDENCSYDLLFLLDAARPSLNLTDNQGVWVIPLDTVKAIKKKGIFLGAEYRPSRTSKIEYLASLLPKEGQVRVRMLAMGEIEPDGEPGPGVSQAQKIQIYDLAIEYLQYLHTSKQVSNDTYTQRFMKMLRARSALGGPQSEERSIPVPPRPDEGHDSSRIGFAIGSKMNRPFQEVSYRPVYHGLLDNGKGYKEGAQIIFADTALRYYSQDDKLKLESVDAINIVSLAPRDLFFKPISWKVDTGLIQRIMEDGKDHMIAHLNPAGGFTWKNRLLGLYYFMMESDLDVGGAFKEKYALGAGASLGLIRNMTDFWKTHLYVRDIYYGLGNEHNLFEARLIQNLVLSTNSSISLEVARSKTREFYQTEFKCGLNLFF; encoded by the coding sequence ATGTGGCGCCCGAACAGGTGCTGCATCTCCACACTTCTCACCTGCCTTATCTTTCTTTGTGTCAATATCAATGCTGGTCTTCGCGCAGAGGAGACCTCCTACCTTGAGTCTGTTCTGAATAATGCCCGCGAGATGGGCCTTTCCAAAGATCACTACTGGCACATTCTGCTTCACTACAAAAGAGGCCTTGGCGGTTTTAGAAGCCTCATCGATGATCCAAAATTCTTCCTTGCACCGGACGGCAAGTATGACCCCGCGGCAGAGCTCGATGCCACGATCAGGGCCATCTTTCATACTGAAACCGGTGACACAAAGCCTGCTGTCTGCACATTCGTGGCACGCTATGAATGGATTAAAGAGAAACTCCATCTTGACGAGTCACGAATTCCCCGTCCTGAATGCAGAAATTTCAACACGCCTATCAAATCTTTCGATAATTTCGTCGATGACATTAAACCTGAATCGGTCACCCTGGTTTTTCCTGACGCCCACATAAACAGCCCCGCCTCCATGTTCGGTCATACCCTGCTCGCCGTTGAGACTGCATCGAAAAGCAAACTCCTCGCCTATGCAGTCAACTACGCTGCAGTTACCAAAGAGACATTCGGCCCTCTCTATGCCGTTAAGGGTCTTTTTGGTTTTTACAGGGGATACTTCTCTACTCTCCCCTACTACGGCAAATTACAGGAGTACGGCGATATCGACAGGAGGGATATCTGGGAGTACCCACTCGATTTGACCAAAGACGAAACAAAAAGACTTCTCATGCATCTCTATGAACTCGACAACATCTATTCCGATTATTATTTCTTTGATGAGAACTGTTCCTACGATCTGCTCTTTCTTCTTGATGCCGCCCGTCCGTCCCTTAACCTGACTGACAACCAGGGCGTATGGGTGATCCCCCTTGATACGGTTAAGGCAATCAAGAAAAAAGGTATATTTCTCGGGGCTGAGTACAGACCCTCCCGGACATCAAAGATAGAATATCTGGCATCCCTGTTGCCGAAGGAGGGCCAGGTAAGAGTCCGTATGCTCGCGATGGGCGAGATCGAGCCTGACGGCGAACCCGGACCGGGGGTCTCACAGGCGCAAAAGATACAGATCTACGACCTTGCTATCGAGTACCTCCAGTATCTTCATACGAGCAAGCAGGTATCAAACGATACCTATACCCAAAGATTTATGAAAATGCTACGGGCCAGGAGCGCCTTAGGAGGGCCTCAAAGCGAAGAACGCTCAATCCCCGTTCCACCGAGGCCGGACGAGGGGCATGATTCAAGCCGGATAGGGTTTGCGATTGGATCTAAAATGAATAGACCATTTCAAGAGGTAAGTTATCGGCCTGTCTACCACGGCCTCCTGGATAATGGAAAGGGATATAAAGAAGGGGCGCAGATCATATTCGCAGATACCGCTTTGAGGTATTATTCTCAGGACGATAAGCTGAAACTGGAGAGCGTCGACGCCATCAATATTGTTTCCCTCGCTCCACGAGACCTTTTCTTCAAACCAATTTCATGGAAGGTGGATACCGGTTTGATACAGAGAATCATGGAAGACGGCAAAGATCACATGATCGCTCATCTCAATCCGGCGGGAGGATTTACGTGGAAGAACAGGCTTCTTGGCCTATATTATTTTATGATGGAGTCGGATTTGGATGTGGGCGGCGCCTTCAAGGAGAAGTATGCCCTGGGCGCCGGCGCTTCCCTGGGGCTTATCCGGAATATGACCGACTTCTGGAAAACACATCTTTATGTGAGAGACATCTACTACGGATTGGGAAACGAACACAACCTTTTTGAGGCAAGGCTTATTCAGAACCTTGTTCTTAGCACGAATTCGAGTATCTCTCTCGAGGTTGCGAGAAGCAAGACCCGTGAGTTCTATCAGACCGAATTCAAGTGCGGCCTCAATCTTTTTTTCTGA
- a CDS encoding substrate-binding domain-containing protein → MKRINYMLAFVLALVGFFAIPGLCAPIEKNIILATTTSTQDTGLLDVLIPAFEKKMGYFVKTIAVGSGQAMAMGQKGEADVLLVHSPEAEQKFVAEGYGVNRRLIMHNDFVLVGPATDPAKTRGTKPTVDAFRKIAASQSLFMSRGDNSGTDAKEKSIWKAAGTKYQGEKWYQETGLGMGQTLNVASEKKAYTLTDRGTYLSLKKNLGLEILVEGDAVLLNIYHVIEVNPSKWLKVNVEGAKAFSDFMVSQQTQGLIKTFGVEKFGAPLFFPDAGKKDEDLGK, encoded by the coding sequence ATGAAACGCATCAATTATATGCTGGCATTTGTTTTGGCGCTTGTGGGGTTTTTTGCAATCCCTGGCCTTTGTGCCCCCATCGAGAAGAACATCATTCTTGCAACCACGACAAGCACACAGGATACAGGCCTGCTCGATGTGCTCATTCCGGCTTTCGAAAAAAAGATGGGGTATTTTGTGAAGACCATCGCGGTTGGTTCGGGCCAGGCCATGGCCATGGGCCAGAAGGGTGAGGCCGATGTACTCCTTGTCCATTCTCCTGAAGCGGAGCAGAAATTTGTGGCCGAGGGTTACGGGGTAAATCGGAGACTCATCATGCATAACGATTTTGTGCTTGTGGGACCCGCTACCGACCCAGCCAAAACCAGGGGGACGAAACCCACGGTAGATGCATTCCGGAAAATTGCCGCCTCGCAGAGCCTTTTTATGTCACGAGGCGATAACTCGGGTACCGATGCCAAGGAAAAATCAATTTGGAAAGCGGCGGGTACCAAATATCAAGGCGAGAAATGGTATCAGGAGACCGGTCTTGGTATGGGCCAGACCCTGAACGTGGCGTCCGAGAAGAAGGCGTATACGCTCACCGATCGGGGCACGTACCTGTCTCTCAAGAAGAACCTGGGTCTTGAAATACTCGTCGAGGGGGATGCCGTGCTGCTTAACATCTACCACGTGATCGAAGTGAACCCCTCGAAGTGGCTTAAAGTGAACGTGGAAGGCGCAAAGGCCTTTTCCGATTTCATGGTGTCGCAGCAAACCCAGGGCCTTATCAAGACATTCGGCGTGGAAAAATTCGGGGCGCCCCTTTTCTTTCCCGACGCAGGCAAGAAAGACGAAGATCTCGGGAAGTAA
- a CDS encoding substrate-binding domain-containing protein, whose translation MGAVANRAFFRYNHYVEILSAKELSKYLKINEKKIYKLAQEGTLPHVKIGGKIAFAKELIDKWILENTEREKHVLIAGSDDPLLRQVIDLFNGRNEGVIYYAPVGSINGLRLLEAKAANMSCVHMLDLEKKSYTLSYIARYLSKDDYRALQLFYRTQGLMLRKDNPKGIRSIKDLSNKGVVFMNRNQGSGTRLLFDFLLREQSVAQSAVSGYGNEAASHMEAGIAVLKGEADAALGIEHTAHILDLDFIPLFEERFDLVIPIDYFHTAQVKTFLSLFEHPSLLHHIRDFTGYDLKNTGSILEADA comes from the coding sequence GTGGGTGCAGTTGCCAATAGAGCTTTTTTTCGATATAATCACTATGTGGAAATTCTTTCTGCCAAAGAACTCTCAAAATACCTGAAGATCAATGAGAAAAAAATTTACAAGCTCGCCCAGGAAGGAACACTGCCTCATGTAAAAATCGGAGGCAAGATAGCCTTCGCCAAGGAACTTATAGACAAGTGGATATTGGAAAATACCGAGCGTGAAAAGCATGTGCTCATCGCCGGCAGCGACGATCCCCTGTTAAGACAGGTCATCGATCTTTTCAATGGGAGAAACGAAGGTGTGATCTACTACGCCCCCGTGGGGAGCATAAATGGCTTGAGACTCCTCGAGGCAAAGGCCGCCAACATGTCCTGCGTGCATATGCTTGATTTGGAAAAGAAATCATACACCCTGTCTTATATAGCCCGGTACCTCTCAAAAGACGATTATCGGGCTCTCCAGTTGTTCTACCGGACCCAGGGGCTCATGTTGAGGAAGGATAACCCCAAAGGCATTCGTTCCATTAAGGACCTATCCAACAAAGGTGTCGTCTTTATGAACAGAAATCAGGGATCCGGAACGCGTCTGCTGTTTGATTTCCTCCTTCGGGAACAAAGTGTTGCCCAATCGGCGGTGAGCGGTTACGGCAACGAAGCGGCATCTCATATGGAGGCCGGCATCGCGGTGCTCAAAGGAGAGGCCGACGCGGCTCTCGGCATAGAGCACACAGCGCATATTCTCGATCTTGATTTCATCCCGCTTTTTGAGGAACGGTTCGATCTTGTCATCCCTATCGATTATTTCCATACTGCCCAGGTCAAAACCTTCCTCTCCTTGTTTGAGCACCCTTCGCTTCTCCATCATATACGGGACTTCACGGGTTACGATCTCAAGAACACGGGAAGCATCCTGGAAGCAGATGCATGA
- the ftsY gene encoding signal recognition particle-docking protein FtsY yields the protein MGLFEKVKQGLAKTRDQLITRVEWAVTGKPMGEEAFEEIEEALLLSDAGFETAELIITSLKDQWKRGQIKTADDVKRSMKMEIEKILKPVESPIVVDGTHPFVILALGVNGVGKTTTIAKMASIYQHTAKTILFGACDTFRAAAIEQLEVWAERLNIAVVKHAQGSDPAAVAFDAVKAAKARNIDILILDTAGRLHTKANLMEEMKKIKRVVSKELDGAPHETLLIVDATNGQNTIAQTRTFHEALNVTGMIITKLDGTAKGGFILPIAHTLKIPVRYVGVGEKVDDLIPFSARDFAEAIL from the coding sequence ATGGGTTTATTTGAAAAGGTAAAACAGGGTCTCGCCAAGACGAGAGACCAGCTCATAACCCGCGTAGAATGGGCTGTTACGGGTAAACCCATGGGCGAAGAGGCCTTCGAGGAAATCGAAGAAGCGCTCCTTTTGTCCGATGCCGGTTTCGAGACGGCGGAACTCATCATTACATCCCTCAAAGATCAGTGGAAGCGTGGTCAGATCAAAACGGCCGATGATGTCAAACGTTCCATGAAAATGGAAATCGAAAAGATACTCAAGCCTGTTGAATCGCCGATTGTCGTAGACGGCACGCACCCTTTTGTGATACTCGCCCTCGGCGTAAACGGCGTCGGTAAAACCACGACCATAGCGAAAATGGCGAGCATCTACCAGCATACAGCCAAGACGATCCTCTTCGGGGCCTGCGACACCTTCAGGGCCGCAGCCATCGAGCAGCTCGAGGTGTGGGCAGAAAGGCTCAATATCGCCGTGGTAAAACACGCGCAGGGGTCGGACCCCGCTGCCGTGGCATTCGACGCGGTAAAAGCCGCAAAGGCGCGCAACATAGACATTCTCATACTTGACACCGCCGGGAGACTCCACACCAAAGCGAACCTTATGGAGGAAATGAAGAAGATCAAGAGGGTAGTGAGCAAAGAGCTTGACGGAGCCCCCCACGAAACGCTCCTCATTGTGGATGCAACAAATGGGCAGAATACCATTGCACAAACCAGGACATTTCACGAGGCCCTGAACGTGACAGGCATGATCATTACGAAGCTTGACGGCACCGCAAAGGGAGGATTCATTTTGCCTATCGCTCACACGCTCAAGATTCCGGTGAGGTATGTGGGGGTGGGCGAAAAGGTCGATGACCTGATACCATTCAGCGCCAGAGATTTTGCCGAGGCTATCCTTTAG
- a CDS encoding L-threonylcarbamoyladenylate synthase — translation MEIVNGFESSSIQKAVRLLDQGDVVAFPTETVYGLGADAQNPYAVAKIFQVKNRPRFDPLIVHISQKDWIFRYAKHVSSDARKLIEVFWPGPLTLLLEKQSLIPDIVTAGLSTVGMRMPAHGAALNLIDTLNRPIAAPSANPFGYMSPTKAAHVARMLKGKIPLILDGGDSVFGIESTIISFQTRGVYIHRHGAVSEEDLREHVEIVESIDDGSVCRSPGELPYHYAPMKPLKIVAGPEDVKIDNSSFLSFRTPESQTRARYMKVLSATGDLNEAAANFFSSLIDLDREDVDIIYAEKVPPTGIGRAIMERLNKASKRGIR, via the coding sequence ATGGAAATCGTAAACGGTTTCGAGAGCTCTTCTATACAGAAGGCCGTGCGTCTGCTCGACCAGGGAGATGTGGTCGCCTTTCCCACGGAGACCGTCTATGGTCTCGGCGCCGATGCGCAGAACCCCTATGCTGTGGCAAAGATATTTCAGGTCAAAAACAGGCCTCGCTTTGATCCCTTGATCGTTCATATAAGCCAAAAAGATTGGATTTTCCGCTATGCTAAACATGTTTCGTCGGATGCCCGAAAGCTGATAGAGGTGTTTTGGCCGGGTCCTCTCACCCTGCTTCTTGAAAAACAATCACTGATACCGGACATCGTTACGGCCGGGCTGTCAACGGTAGGCATGAGGATGCCGGCCCACGGCGCGGCTCTTAACCTCATCGATACGCTTAACAGGCCCATCGCTGCGCCGAGCGCCAACCCGTTCGGCTACATGAGTCCCACGAAGGCTGCCCATGTTGCCCGCATGCTCAAGGGGAAAATCCCGTTGATTCTGGACGGAGGTGACAGCGTTTTCGGCATAGAATCGACGATCATTTCATTTCAGACCCGCGGGGTCTACATTCATAGACACGGGGCCGTGAGCGAGGAAGACTTGAGGGAACACGTTGAAATAGTGGAGAGCATTGATGATGGTTCGGTCTGCCGGTCCCCGGGGGAGCTTCCTTACCATTATGCGCCAATGAAACCCCTGAAGATCGTGGCCGGTCCCGAGGACGTCAAAATAGACAACTCTTCGTTTCTCTCCTTTCGCACGCCAGAGAGCCAGACGCGGGCGCGCTATATGAAGGTGCTTTCGGCCACGGGAGACTTGAACGAGGCGGCGGCAAATTTCTTTTCGAGTCTCATCGATCTTGACCGCGAAGATGTGGACATCATCTATGCGGAAAAAGTGCCCCCGACGGGCATCGGGAGGGCTATCATGGAACGGCTCAACAAGGCCTCGAAAAGGGGTATCCGATAG
- a CDS encoding substrate-binding domain-containing protein — protein sequence MKKWFVFTVLCLAVGLPQFCGAQENKFILMASTIGPIDSGIVDVLESRFEAESGIRVRHVGAGTGAALDIARKGNIDLVLVHAKSLEEKFMKEGYGTERIDFMYNDFVILGPSNDPAGIRGVKRADEALRRIAEKRVLFISRGDQSGTHVAEMSLWEEAGIKPAGPWYRIYERGAEGNAPTLLEADKQGAYTVMDRATLLTLQKQIKLVVLVEKDEALLNYISLIPVNPKKIPGANYLAAMAFITWLTDAAKGQAIVRDFGKAEFGSPLFFPNSKQWRDREGRGR from the coding sequence ATGAAGAAATGGTTCGTTTTCACTGTCCTTTGCTTGGCCGTCGGTTTGCCTCAGTTTTGCGGGGCACAAGAGAACAAGTTTATTCTCATGGCGAGTACGATCGGCCCCATCGATTCGGGCATTGTCGACGTTCTCGAAAGCAGATTTGAAGCAGAATCGGGCATACGGGTGCGCCACGTTGGCGCCGGGACCGGCGCCGCACTTGATATTGCCCGAAAAGGGAATATCGATCTTGTCCTGGTGCACGCCAAAAGCTTGGAAGAGAAATTCATGAAAGAGGGATACGGAACGGAAAGGATCGATTTCATGTACAATGACTTTGTCATTTTGGGTCCTTCTAATGACCCTGCCGGAATCAGAGGCGTGAAAAGGGCAGACGAGGCATTAAGGCGAATTGCTGAAAAAAGGGTCCTATTTATCAGTCGTGGCGACCAATCGGGCACGCACGTTGCTGAGATGTCTCTTTGGGAGGAGGCCGGCATCAAACCGGCGGGCCCCTGGTATAGGATTTACGAGAGAGGCGCCGAAGGGAATGCACCCACGTTGCTCGAGGCCGACAAGCAGGGGGCATATACGGTCATGGACCGGGCCACTTTGCTCACATTGCAGAAACAAATCAAGCTCGTGGTTCTGGTGGAAAAAGACGAAGCCTTACTCAATTATATCAGCCTCATTCCGGTAAACCCGAAGAAGATTCCAGGTGCAAACTATTTAGCGGCCATGGCCTTCATTACCTGGCTCACGGATGCGGCCAAGGGCCAGGCTATCGTTCGCGATTTTGGTAAGGCGGAATTCGGAAGCCCCCTTTTTTTCCCCAATTCGAAACAATGGAGAGACAGAGAGGGGCGAGGCAGATAG